Proteins from a genomic interval of Crassostrea angulata isolate pt1a10 chromosome 7, ASM2561291v2, whole genome shotgun sequence:
- the LOC128155852 gene encoding anaphase-promoting complex subunit 13-like gives MDSQVARDGRLMELVDEKWRVDKLPMEEVAVPQMELPEIEPDNGPTNETLKEQEQKWSDLALSALHDQPPATTNN, from the coding sequence ATGGACAGCCAAGTTGCTCGAGATGGTCGTCTCATGGAGCTAGTAGATGAAAAATGGCGAGTTGACAAACTCCCTATGGAAGAGGTCGCTGTTCCCCAGATGGAACTTCCCGAGATAGAGCCAGATAACGGCCCCACCAATGAAACACTGAAGGAACAGGAGCAAAAATGGAGTGACCTGGCCTTGTCTGCTCTACATGACCAGCCCCCAGCTACCACCAATAACTGA
- the LOC128155851 gene encoding persulfide dioxygenase ETHE1, mitochondrial-like has translation MATCRARLFCGLNIRGLHCSVNKCTPLSAVRKLHTNGQKSRAELPRLSNLVLRQRRSDCQFSRSMSGFVGKDKDIVFRQLLEYKSFTYSYLVADPDTKEAILIDPVIETVPRDSKIVKDLGLNLKYAINTHVHADHITGTGFLKKQFPMCKSAISAASKAGADIKLKEGDKLTFGKYELEVRSTPGHTNGCITYVWHEKEMAFTGDALLVRGCGRTDFQEGSSETLYNSVHNKIFSLPPNYTLYPAHDYTGQTSTTVEEEKMMNPRLTKSKEEFVKIMKELNLPYPKQIDKALPANLVCGLYNLPEEFSKS, from the exons ATGGCAACATGCCGAGCTAGGTTATTCTGTGGTTTGAATATTCGTGGACTACACTGTTCCGTCAACAAGTGTACACCGCTGTCAGCAGTCAGGAAGCTGCACACAAACGGGCAAAAATCGCGTGCCGAGCTTCCTCGACTTTCAAACCTTGTTCTACGCCAAAGACGCAGTGATTGCCAATTTTCTAGGAGTATGTCGGGATTTGTTGGAAAAGACAAGGACATTGTCTTCAGACAA TTGCTTGAGTACAAGTCCTTTACATATTCCTATCTTGTCGCGGATCCAGACACAAAGGAAGCCATCCTTATTGACCCTGTCATTGAAACAGTACCCAGAGATAGCAAAATAGTCAAGGACCTTGGACTCAACCTCAAATACGCAA TTAATACCCATGTTCATGCTGATCACATCACTGGCACAGGGTTCCTTAAGAAGCAGTTCCCGATGTGCAAGAGTGCCATCTCTGCCGCTAGTAAAGCTGGGGCAGACATTAAGCTGAAAGAAGGGGATAAGCTGACCTTTGGGAAATACGAGCTTGAGGTCAGAAGTACTCCGGGCCACACTAATG GTTGTATCACTTATGTGTGGCATGAAAAAGAAATGGCGTTCACAGGGGATGCCCTCTTAGTGAGGGGCTGTGGACGGACAGATTTTcaagaag GAAGTTCGGAGACTCTATACAATTCTGTACATAACAAGATCTTCTCTCTCCCTCCCAACTATACACTGTACCCCGCTCATGATTACACAG GTCAAACTAGCACCACTGTTGAAGAGGAAAAGATGATGAATCCACGCCTTACCAAATCGAAGGAGGAATTTGTAAAGATAATGAAAGAACTGAACTTGCCATATCCGAAACAAATAG acaaAGCCTTGCCTGCCAATTTAGTCTGTGGTTTGTACAATCTTCCGGAGGAGTTCTCGAAGAGTTAG
- the LOC128156922 gene encoding splicing factor U2AF 26 kDa subunit-like isoform X1, producing the protein MAEYLASIFGTEKDKVNCSFYFKIGACRHGERCSRLHNKPTFSQTVLIENLYMNPQNTALTADGSHIVQMDDTELQQFYDEFFEEVYVELEKYGEIEEMNVCDNLGDHLVGNVYVKFRYEEDAEKAVNELNNRWFNGRPVHAELSPVTDFREACCRQYEMGECTRGGFCNFMHLKPISRELRRELYGRSRRKVRRSRSRSPPTRRSRSRSRERRRSRSRERRSRSRSRERRRSRERDGRHGRY; encoded by the exons atggCGGAGTACCTTGCGTCAATTTTTGGCACAGAAAAGGACAA GGTAAAttgttcattttactttaaaattggAGCCTGTCGGCACGGGGAAAGATGTTCACGTCTTCACAACAAACCCACTTTCAGCCAG acTGTCCTGATAGAGAATTTATACATGAACCCACAAAACACAGCACTGACAGCAGATGGATCCCATA tagtCCAGATGGACGATACAGAATTACAACAATTTTATGATGAATTCTTTGAAGAAGTTTATGTAGAATTGGAAAAG tatgGAGAAATTGAGGAGATGAATGTTTGTGACAATTTAGGAGACCACCTTGTTGGAAATGTCTATGTTAAA TTCCGCTATGAGGAAGATGCAGAAAAAGCAGTAAATGAATTGAACAATCGTTGGTTCAATGGACGCCCAGTTCATGCAGAATTGTCCCCAGTCACAGACTTCAGAGAAGCTTGTTGCAGACAGTATGAAATGGG AGAGTGTACACGTGGTGGGTTCTGTAATTTCATGCACTTAAAACCAATATCTAGAGAACTGAGGCGTGAACTCTATGGTAGAAGTCGCAGGAAGGTCCGAAG atcACGTTCAAGGTCTCCGCCCACCAGAAGGAGTCGGAGTCGTAGCAGAGAGCGTAGGAGGTCAAGGTCTCGAGAAAGAAGGTCAAGGTCACGTAGTAGAGAGAGGAGAAGGTCACGAGAAAGGGATGGAAGGCATGGCAGATACTGA
- the LOC128156922 gene encoding splicing factor U2AF 26 kDa subunit-like isoform X2, giving the protein MAEYLASIFGTEKDKVNCSFYFKIGACRHGERCSRLHNKPTFSQTVLIENLYMNPQNTALTADGSHIVLDDVQGQQDFDDFFEEVFTELEDKYGEIEEMNVCDNLGDHLVGNVYVKFRYEEDAEKAVNELNNRWFNGRPVHAELSPVTDFREACCRQYEMGECTRGGFCNFMHLKPISRELRRELYGRSRRKVRRSRSRSPPTRRSRSRSRERRRSRSRERRSRSRSRERRRSRERDGRHGRY; this is encoded by the exons atggCGGAGTACCTTGCGTCAATTTTTGGCACAGAAAAGGACAA GGTAAAttgttcattttactttaaaattggAGCCTGTCGGCACGGGGAAAGATGTTCACGTCTTCACAACAAACCCACTTTCAGCCAG acTGTCCTGATAGAGAATTTATACATGAACCCACAAAACACAGCACTGACAGCAGATGGATCCCATA TTGTCTTGGATGACGTGCAGGGCCAACaagattttgatgattttttcgAAGAGGTTTTTACTGAGTTAGAGGATAAG tatgGAGAAATTGAGGAGATGAATGTTTGTGACAATTTAGGAGACCACCTTGTTGGAAATGTCTATGTTAAA TTCCGCTATGAGGAAGATGCAGAAAAAGCAGTAAATGAATTGAACAATCGTTGGTTCAATGGACGCCCAGTTCATGCAGAATTGTCCCCAGTCACAGACTTCAGAGAAGCTTGTTGCAGACAGTATGAAATGGG AGAGTGTACACGTGGTGGGTTCTGTAATTTCATGCACTTAAAACCAATATCTAGAGAACTGAGGCGTGAACTCTATGGTAGAAGTCGCAGGAAGGTCCGAAG atcACGTTCAAGGTCTCCGCCCACCAGAAGGAGTCGGAGTCGTAGCAGAGAGCGTAGGAGGTCAAGGTCTCGAGAAAGAAGGTCAAGGTCACGTAGTAGAGAGAGGAGAAGGTCACGAGAAAGGGATGGAAGGCATGGCAGATACTGA
- the LOC128156922 gene encoding splicing factor U2AF 26 kDa subunit-like isoform X3, whose protein sequence is MAEYLASIFGTEKDKVNCSFYFKIGACRHGERCSRLHNKPTFSQTVLIENLYMNPQNTALTADGSHIQMDDTELQQFYDEFFEEVYVELEKYGEIEEMNVCDNLGDHLVGNVYVKFRYEEDAEKAVNELNNRWFNGRPVHAELSPVTDFREACCRQYEMGECTRGGFCNFMHLKPISRELRRELYGRSRRKVRRSRSRSPPTRRSRSRSRERRRSRSRERRSRSRSRERRRSRERDGRHGRY, encoded by the exons atggCGGAGTACCTTGCGTCAATTTTTGGCACAGAAAAGGACAA GGTAAAttgttcattttactttaaaattggAGCCTGTCGGCACGGGGAAAGATGTTCACGTCTTCACAACAAACCCACTTTCAGCCAG acTGTCCTGATAGAGAATTTATACATGAACCCACAAAACACAGCACTGACAGCAGATGGATCCCATA tCCAGATGGACGATACAGAATTACAACAATTTTATGATGAATTCTTTGAAGAAGTTTATGTAGAATTGGAAAAG tatgGAGAAATTGAGGAGATGAATGTTTGTGACAATTTAGGAGACCACCTTGTTGGAAATGTCTATGTTAAA TTCCGCTATGAGGAAGATGCAGAAAAAGCAGTAAATGAATTGAACAATCGTTGGTTCAATGGACGCCCAGTTCATGCAGAATTGTCCCCAGTCACAGACTTCAGAGAAGCTTGTTGCAGACAGTATGAAATGGG AGAGTGTACACGTGGTGGGTTCTGTAATTTCATGCACTTAAAACCAATATCTAGAGAACTGAGGCGTGAACTCTATGGTAGAAGTCGCAGGAAGGTCCGAAG atcACGTTCAAGGTCTCCGCCCACCAGAAGGAGTCGGAGTCGTAGCAGAGAGCGTAGGAGGTCAAGGTCTCGAGAAAGAAGGTCAAGGTCACGTAGTAGAGAGAGGAGAAGGTCACGAGAAAGGGATGGAAGGCATGGCAGATACTGA
- the LOC128155445 gene encoding cyclic nucleotide-binding domain-containing protein 2-like isoform X2 has protein sequence MDTLVEDEHLRTSTPVESLDVPHLLDPGEDLSDSKGDDRETPDFVVRLGTSLARSEAGSQYKLLKKEFFLRPLDSQKVSKQNQSANSGGTSIRSSGRVSPIRRRSSVISLSNENRRSSVISLCNDNRRSSVTSISTEQNQRLLRRGLGRLRRRMSTKGVLFPPSPSPKEDLTPREPRIVKFRRIAKSVLVVSGIWIWLKRYTLTPNMKDWSFMEMYIHVRDDMNQVLAFNPNTYGKFEPLRDKLKELLLIPKERRTLQNIQVIMALMRDNASFQDYPVHTQIQLARCMQYQSYETRRVILKQGHPPSMFYIMLTGTAIVNILDQDPRTGNQFVRTVHELNGGDTFGEIALIHGGVRTASIICKTTCEFLVVMKEDFDVIIKEPLRKQKEQHVEFCKSLMLFKDFPCDRAFHHNTNQFFYQYFKPDDVIVKDSRESKYIIVVKAGKCKIVSDFQGRRSETRPDRIRKMFHPEIEEAFPLYTTMKKIRAMDPCPRTDHKANSKDTFRIGLLTGTIDRDKLVNSVSSKITENAAKSDDTPVTQRRHSADPHRKHERSNRRSKSSKPRLIEEVLSYEEEYEEHQRDDDPLITAYAQISELKTGQVFGLESLISTPSTQLSLVSEGAECILISKRLFLKEANVKVLRIVTDLVQNYPSHDYIKNQVHIYRKWVHYKADLEREVLTNIRRKNKAWIGGVPAKARH, from the exons ATGGATACCTTAGTCGAAGACGAACACCTTCGGACATCGACTCCGGTCGAAAGTCTGGATGTCCCGCATCTCCTGGATCCGGGGGAGGATTTGTCGGATAGCAAAGGAGATGATCGGGAAACCCCGGACTTTGTCGTCCGACTCGGAACCTCCTTAGCTAGATCCGAGGCGGGGTCCCAGTACAAACTTCTCAAGAAAGAATTCTTCTTAAGACCTCTGGATTCCCAAAAAGTATCGAAACAGAACCAGTCTGCTAATTCCGGCGGAACGAGTATCCGTAGTTCCGGTCGCGTGTCGCCGATCCGCCGCCGGAGCTCCGTTATATCGCTGAGTAACGAAAACCGACGGAGTTCTGTTATATCGCTGTGTAACGACAACCGTCGGAGTTCTGTGACGTCAATTTCAACGGAGCAGAACCAACGCCTACTGCGCCGGGGTCTGGGGCGACTCCGAAGGAGGATGTCCACAAAGGGTGTACTGTTCCCTCCCTCACCCTCACCGAAAGAGGATCTCACCCCACGGGAGccg CGTATCGTCAAGTTCAGGAGAATCGCCAAAAGTGTTCTTGTTGTGTCTGGAATCTGGATATGGCTCAAAAG GTATACCCTAACACCCAACATGAAGGACTGGTCTTTTATGGAGATGTACATTCACGTGCGCGATGACATGAACCAAGTCCTTGCCTTCAATCCTAACACGTACGGAAAGTTTGAACCG CTACGGGACAAGTTAAAAGAGCTGTTGTTGATACCCAAGGAGAGGCGGACTTTACAGAACATACAAGTG ATTATGGCTCTGATGCGGGACAACGCCTCTTTCCAGGACTACCCTGTTCACACGCAGATACAGCTTGCCCGCTGTATGCAGTATCAAAG TTACGAGACGAGGCGGGTCATTCTGAAGCAGGGTCACCCCCCGTCCATGTTCTACATCATGCTGACAGGGACGGCCATTGTTAACATTCTGGACCAGGACCCCAGGACGGGCAACCAGTTTGTCAGGACGGTCCACGAACTCAATGGAGGCGACACGTTTGGG gaaatcGCGCTGATACACGGAGGGGTCCGCACAGCCTCCATCATCTGTAAAACAACTTGCGAGTTCCTGGTCGTCATGAAAGAG GATTTTGATGTGATCATCAAGGAGCCGTTGCGAAAACAAAAAGAACAGCACGTAGAATTCTGCAA ATCCCTCATGCTGTTCAAGGATTTCCCGTGCGACAGGGCTTTTCATCACAACACGAACCAGTTCTTCTACCAGTATTTCAa ACCTGATGATGTCATCGTCAAAGACAGTCGGGAAAGCAAATACATAATTGTTGTAAAAGCG GGAAAGTGCAAAATTGTCAGTGACTTTCAAGGGAGACGATCCGAGACTCGACCGGACCGGATACGGAAGATGTTTCATCCGGAAATCGAGGAGGCGTTCCCGCTGTATACAACCATGAAGAAGATTCGCGCAATGGACCCGTGTCCCC GAACCGACCATAAAGCCAACTCCAAAGACACGTTTAGGATCGGGTTACTGACGGGTACCATAGACAGGGACAAACTGGTCAACAGTGTCTCATCCAAG ATCACCGAGAATGCTGCCAAATCTGATGACACACCCGTGACACAGCGGCGGCATTCAGCGG ATCCTCATAGAAAGCATGAGAGATCTAATCGGAGAAGCAAGTCTTCCAAACCCCGGCTGATAGAGGAGGTACTAAGCTATGAAGAG GAATATGAAGAGCACCAGAGAGATGATGACCCCCTCATCACAGCGTACGCCCAAATCTCGGAATTAAAAACGGGACAAGTTTTT GGCTTGGAGTCCTTGATCTCTACCCCTTCCACACAGCTGAGCCTGGTCAGCGAGGGAGCGGAATGTATCCTTATTTCCAAGCGTCTTTTCCTGAAGGAGGCCAACGTCAAAGTACTCCGGATAGTCACTGACCTG GTACAAAATTATCCTTCCCACGACTACATAAAGAATCAAGTGCACATATACCGGAAATGGGTGCACTATAAGGCTGACCTGGAGCGAGAGGTGTTGACCAACATCCGGAGGAAGAATAAAGCATGGATAGGGGGCGTGCCCGCAAAAGCTCGACACTGA
- the LOC128155445 gene encoding cyclic nucleotide-binding domain-containing protein 2-like isoform X1 yields MDTLVEDEHLRTSTPVESLDVPHLLDPGEDLSDSKGDDRETPDFVVRLGTSLARSEAGSQYKLLKKEFFLRPLDSQKVSKQNQSANSGGTSIRSSGRVSPIRRRSSVISLSNENRRSSVISLCNDNRRSSVTSISTEQNQRLLRRGLGRLRRRMSTKGVLFPPSPSPKEDLTPREPRIVKFRRIAKSVLVVSGIWIWLKRYTLTPNMKDWSFMEMYIHVRDDMNQVLAFNPNTYGKFEPLRDKLKELLLIPKERRTLQNIQVIMALMRDNASFQDYPVHTQIQLARCMQYQSYETRRVILKQGHPPSMFYIMLTGTAIVNILDQDPRTGNQFVRTVHELNGGDTFGEIALIHGGVRTASIICKTTCEFLVVMKEDFDVIIKEPLRKQKEQHVEFCKSLMLFKDFPCDRAFHHNTNQFFYQYFKPDDVIVKDSRESKYIIVVKAGKCKIVSDFQGRRSETRPDRIRKMFHPEIEEAFPLYTTMKKIRAMDPCPRTDHKANSKDTFRIGLLTGTIDRDKLVNSVSSKLQITENAAKSDDTPVTQRRHSADPHRKHERSNRRSKSSKPRLIEEVLSYEEEYEEHQRDDDPLITAYAQISELKTGQVFGLESLISTPSTQLSLVSEGAECILISKRLFLKEANVKVLRIVTDLVQNYPSHDYIKNQVHIYRKWVHYKADLEREVLTNIRRKNKAWIGGVPAKARH; encoded by the exons ATGGATACCTTAGTCGAAGACGAACACCTTCGGACATCGACTCCGGTCGAAAGTCTGGATGTCCCGCATCTCCTGGATCCGGGGGAGGATTTGTCGGATAGCAAAGGAGATGATCGGGAAACCCCGGACTTTGTCGTCCGACTCGGAACCTCCTTAGCTAGATCCGAGGCGGGGTCCCAGTACAAACTTCTCAAGAAAGAATTCTTCTTAAGACCTCTGGATTCCCAAAAAGTATCGAAACAGAACCAGTCTGCTAATTCCGGCGGAACGAGTATCCGTAGTTCCGGTCGCGTGTCGCCGATCCGCCGCCGGAGCTCCGTTATATCGCTGAGTAACGAAAACCGACGGAGTTCTGTTATATCGCTGTGTAACGACAACCGTCGGAGTTCTGTGACGTCAATTTCAACGGAGCAGAACCAACGCCTACTGCGCCGGGGTCTGGGGCGACTCCGAAGGAGGATGTCCACAAAGGGTGTACTGTTCCCTCCCTCACCCTCACCGAAAGAGGATCTCACCCCACGGGAGccg CGTATCGTCAAGTTCAGGAGAATCGCCAAAAGTGTTCTTGTTGTGTCTGGAATCTGGATATGGCTCAAAAG GTATACCCTAACACCCAACATGAAGGACTGGTCTTTTATGGAGATGTACATTCACGTGCGCGATGACATGAACCAAGTCCTTGCCTTCAATCCTAACACGTACGGAAAGTTTGAACCG CTACGGGACAAGTTAAAAGAGCTGTTGTTGATACCCAAGGAGAGGCGGACTTTACAGAACATACAAGTG ATTATGGCTCTGATGCGGGACAACGCCTCTTTCCAGGACTACCCTGTTCACACGCAGATACAGCTTGCCCGCTGTATGCAGTATCAAAG TTACGAGACGAGGCGGGTCATTCTGAAGCAGGGTCACCCCCCGTCCATGTTCTACATCATGCTGACAGGGACGGCCATTGTTAACATTCTGGACCAGGACCCCAGGACGGGCAACCAGTTTGTCAGGACGGTCCACGAACTCAATGGAGGCGACACGTTTGGG gaaatcGCGCTGATACACGGAGGGGTCCGCACAGCCTCCATCATCTGTAAAACAACTTGCGAGTTCCTGGTCGTCATGAAAGAG GATTTTGATGTGATCATCAAGGAGCCGTTGCGAAAACAAAAAGAACAGCACGTAGAATTCTGCAA ATCCCTCATGCTGTTCAAGGATTTCCCGTGCGACAGGGCTTTTCATCACAACACGAACCAGTTCTTCTACCAGTATTTCAa ACCTGATGATGTCATCGTCAAAGACAGTCGGGAAAGCAAATACATAATTGTTGTAAAAGCG GGAAAGTGCAAAATTGTCAGTGACTTTCAAGGGAGACGATCCGAGACTCGACCGGACCGGATACGGAAGATGTTTCATCCGGAAATCGAGGAGGCGTTCCCGCTGTATACAACCATGAAGAAGATTCGCGCAATGGACCCGTGTCCCC GAACCGACCATAAAGCCAACTCCAAAGACACGTTTAGGATCGGGTTACTGACGGGTACCATAGACAGGGACAAACTGGTCAACAGTGTCTCATCCAAG TTACAGATCACCGAGAATGCTGCCAAATCTGATGACACACCCGTGACACAGCGGCGGCATTCAGCGG ATCCTCATAGAAAGCATGAGAGATCTAATCGGAGAAGCAAGTCTTCCAAACCCCGGCTGATAGAGGAGGTACTAAGCTATGAAGAG GAATATGAAGAGCACCAGAGAGATGATGACCCCCTCATCACAGCGTACGCCCAAATCTCGGAATTAAAAACGGGACAAGTTTTT GGCTTGGAGTCCTTGATCTCTACCCCTTCCACACAGCTGAGCCTGGTCAGCGAGGGAGCGGAATGTATCCTTATTTCCAAGCGTCTTTTCCTGAAGGAGGCCAACGTCAAAGTACTCCGGATAGTCACTGACCTG GTACAAAATTATCCTTCCCACGACTACATAAAGAATCAAGTGCACATATACCGGAAATGGGTGCACTATAAGGCTGACCTGGAGCGAGAGGTGTTGACCAACATCCGGAGGAAGAATAAAGCATGGATAGGGGGCGTGCCCGCAAAAGCTCGACACTGA
- the LOC128191386 gene encoding uncharacterized protein LOC128191386, whose translation MALSKPDNPDIVQDESIIAQHYLVCGTEDCEENCQFYCNDCHQPKCEQCKNEHQKNPDTKNHEMVPYQQRKIQLPVQKCKDHPTKNIDMICEDCQAPVCSKCVLQNHQKHALNDLETIYSEKITPCLEKIHKIRQYFIPNSLHMQRDIKKNAEDIKKIMDDLKRSMKTETESLKCLLETVLSDNLEQVNKMEESIMKELQSQDKTFEDYISYLGDLLKKFNGYLSSTELQNYPIIFSISDHLNIRPIPETTKAVPPIFTAGQYNKEDVTKLLGKVTVPEPKPENSKIKPTETAATQYILKYLIYLFIFLSLFFLLICCIAINNHLEKPTLSLSSPVIIVRKYKVPDVKGVCHISLGKSGRLWVSDNQGNLVQTDQKGNLLKRLQTTGGYGYHTVTQDGVLIYTNKDDNVINRIAPDNTITEFIKTGDWEPISVHSSRINGDILVGMVKDGVEAKVTRYDKSGTEIQNIQWDNKGQALYSDPHYITENINGDVCVSDYEKQAVVVVGKSGQHRFSYTLQMSEFLPYGIETDIMGHILVCNADKVYFLDQGGHALFSLLIKDHHKDISLLPLSVCVDEENNLHVGSESVTTVRVHKYLQ comes from the coding sequence atGGCATTATCCAAGCCAGATAATCCAGATATTGTACAGGATGAATCAATCATTGCCCAGCACTATTTGGTGTGTGGTACTGAAGACTGTGAGGAGAACTGCCAGTTTTACTGCAATGACTGTCACCAACCAAAGTGTGAACAATGCAAGAATGAACATCAGAAGAATCCAGATACCAAGAACCATGAAATGGTCCCTTACCAGCAACGCAAGATACAACTACCTGTGCAGAAATGCAAGGATCACCCAACTAAGAATATTGACATGATCTGTGAGGACTGTCAAGCTCCAGTATGTTCCAAATGTGTATTACAAAACCACCAAAAACATGCTTTGAATGATTTAGAAACAATATATTCAGAAAAAATAACTCCTTGTcttgaaaaaatccataaaattcGACAGTATTTTATTCCAAATTCACTACATATGCAgagagatataaaaaaaaatgcagaagatataaaaaaaatcatggatGATCTAAAAAGATCAATGAAGACGGAAACAGAATCTTTAAAATGTCTACTGGAAACAGTGTTATCAGATAATCTAGAACAAGTCAACAAAATGGAAGAGTCAATAATGAAAGAGCTACAGAGTCAAGACAAAACTTTTGAAGATTACATTTCTTATCTTGGGGACCTTCTTAAAAAGTTCAATGGCTACCTGTCCTCTACTGAACTCCAAAACTACCCCATTATATTCTCTATTTCTGATCACCTTAATATCCGACCCATACCAGAGACCACCAAAGCAGTCCCTCCAATATTTACTGCTGGTCAATACAACAAGGAGGATGTCACCAAACTGCTGGGTAAAGTAACTGTTCCTGAACCTAAACCAGAGAACAGTAAAATAAAACCCACCGAGACTGCTGCTACACAGTATATACTCAAATacttaatttatctatttatttttttatcattattctttttattgatATGCTGTATAGCTATTAACAATCATCTGGAGAAACCAACACTGTCTCTGTCTTCCCCTGTCATTATTGTCAGGAAGTACAAAGTGCCAGATGTTAAAGGTGTATGTCATATATCACTAGGTAAATCAGGCAGACTTTGGGTCAGTGATAATCAAGGTAACCTTGTTCAAACAGACCAAAAGGGGAATCTGCTAAAAAGGTTACAGACTACAGGTGGATATGGCTACCACACTGTCACACAGGACGGAGTTCTAATCTATACAAACAAAGATGACAATGTCATCAATAGGATAGCACCAGATAATACAAtcactgaattcattaaaacaggAGACTGGGAACCAATCAGCGTACACTCCTCCCGCATCAATGGGGACATACTGGTGGGGATGGTAAAGGATGGAGTCGAGGCTAAAGTCACCAGGTATGACAAATCAGGGacagaaatacagaacatacagTGGGACAACAAAGGACAGGCACTGTATAGTGATCCACAttacatcacagaaaacatcaatggtgaTGTCTGTGTATCAGACTATGAGAAACAAGCTGTAGTGGTGGTGGGTAAATCAGGACAACACAGGTTCTCCTACACACTTCAGATGTCTGAGTTTCTTCCTTATGGCATAGAGACTGATATCATGGGTCACATCTTGGTGTGTAATGCTGACAAAGTTTATTTCTTGGATCAGGGTGGTCATGCGCTCTTTTCTCTGCTAATTAAAGACCATCATAAAGACATATCATTGCTTCCCCTCAGTGTGTGTGTGGATGAAGAGAACAATCTCCATGTGGGATCCGAAAGCGTTACCACAGTGAGAGTGCACAAGTATCTGCAGTGA